AACATCACCTCTTGGAATTGGATATTTTGTTGGATTGTTACGGTCATTAGTCAGATAACGTCCTCCTAAATCCATTGTACCTGCAGTATTATTGTATATCTCAATCCATCCGTTACGTTGTCCAAAATCATCTACAAAATTAGTTTCATTTGTCACCATCACCTCATTTATAACCCATTTTGGATTTTCAATATCTGAGTTACATCCGATAAATAGAAATGCAGTGATGAAAAGAGATATGAACAGTTTATAAATTCTCATATACATCTGCTTTTTATAGTGGTAAATTGTCATGCTTCTTAGCAGGATTCTCAAGCTTCTTAGTCTGTAATTGCTGTAATGCACGTATTATACGGAACCTTGTATTTCTTGGTTCAATTACATCATCAATATAGCCATATCGAGCTGCCACATAAGGATTTGTAAAGAGATCATTATACTCTTTCTTCTTCTCTTCTATTACTGCTCTTTGTTTTTCAGGATCCTTCTCCGCTGCAATCTCTTTATTATAGAGTACCTCAACAGCTCCGTCAGCACCCATAACAGCAATTTCTGCAGTTGGCCAGGCATAGTTGATATCACCACGAAGTTGTTTGCAACTCATAACGATATGAGCACCACCATAGGATTTACGAAGTGTAACTGTAATTTTTGGTACAGTAGCCTCTCCGTAGGCATAGAGTAATTTTGCACCATGAGTAATTACACCTCCATACTCCTGTCCTGTACCGGGTAGAAAACCAGGAACATCAACAAAAGTAACAAGTGGAATATTAAATGCATCACAAAAACGAACGAAACGTGCTGCTTTTCTTGAGGCATTAATATCAAGAACACCTGCAAGAAATTTAGGCTGGTTAGCAACAACACCAACAGAAACTCCGTTAAAGCGTGCAAAACCAACAATTATATTTTTGGCATAATCTGCATGCACTTCTAAAAATTCGCCATTGTCAACAGTCGCTCCAATAACTTCATACATATCGTATGGTTTGTTAGGGCTGTCAGGAATAATATCGTTCAAGCTATCTTCCAAACGGTCAATTGGATCATCAGTAATAACTAGTGGAGCTTCTTCAACATTGTTTTGTGGTATATAGCTTAGTAGTTTACGAATAAGCTTCATACCATCCTCTTCGGTTTGTGCAGAAAAATGAGCTACACCTGATTTTGTAGTATGAACACTTGCACCTCCAAGCTGTTCTTGTGTAACATCTTCACCTGTAACTGTTTTTACAACTTTAGGGCCAGTCAAGAACATATAGGAAGTTCCTTGAGTCATCAGGATAAAGTCTGTAAGTGCTGGAGAGTATACTGCGCCGCCGGCACAAGGACCAAAAATACCTGAAATCTGAGGAATCACACCAGATGCAAGAATGTTTCGCTGAAATATTTCAGAATAACCTGCAAGTGCATTAACACCTTCCTGAATTCGAGCACCACCAGAGTCGTTAATACCGATAACAGGTGCACCCATTTTCATGGCCTGATCCATAACTTTACAAATCTTCTGAGCATGCATTTCAGATAGTGAACCGCCAGAAACAGTAAAGTCTTGTGCATAAATATATACCAAACGACCCTCTATAGTTCCGTATCCGGTTACTACACCATCTCCCAGGAATCTGTTCTTCTCCATTCCAAAATTATAAGAACGATGTTCTACGAACATATCAAACTCTTCGAAGCTTCCATGGTCAAGAAGCATGTCGATTCGTTCACGTGCTGTGTATTTTCCTTTAGTGTGTTGGGATTCAATTCTTTTCTCACCACCACCTAAACGAGCTTTTTGACGAAGTTCTATAAGCTCTTTTACTTTATCAAGTTGGTTACTCATAAGATTAAGTTTGTTATATTGTGTATGTTTATTTTCTTATTTCTCTGGATGTTCGCAAAATTCGGTAAGTACACCACCGGTTGATTTAGGGTGTAGAAATCCTATTGTAAGTCCTTCTGCACCTGCACGACCTTCCTTATCGATTAGCTTTACACCTTTTGATTCCACCTCTTTAAGTGCATCATTAATATTTTTGGTTGCATATGCAATGTGATGAACTCCCTCACCTTTTTTTTCTATGAATTTTGCAACTGTACTATCTTCACTGGTTGGTTCTAAAAGTTCAATTTTTGTCTGTCCAACCATAAAAAAGGCAGTCTTTACTTTTTGATCTTCTACAGTTTCAATATTGTAACATTTCAAACCAAGTATGTTTTCATAGTAAGGTAGCTGTTCTTCGATACTTTTAACAGCAATGCCAATGTGTTCGATGTGTGTAATTTCCATATAAATGATTTTATTTTATTGATGAATCTTTAATATAGATCAAATTGAAGATATGCGTAATACCTCTAGCATCTCTTCACTTATATCTTTCTGTTTCTTAATAGCTCTTTTAAAAGGAACATAGTCGATCTCGTTTTCGTGAATTCCTATCATCACATTACGCTGATTTTCCTGTAAAGCCTGAATTGCAGCAACACCCATTCGGCTGGCAAGAATTCTGTCCTGTGCAGTAGGAGTTCCTCCCCTTTGTAAATGACCAAGAATAGTCACTCTCACATCATACTGTGGATATTCTTTTTTTACACGTTCAGCTAGTTTTATAGCTCCACCTGTAACTTCACTCTCTGTTACCAGCACCATACTGCTACTTTTAGATTTACGGAAACCCTGTTGTATAAGTTCACCCAACTGGTCTTTTTCAATACTGATTTCAGGAATAATTGCTGCTTCGGCTCCCGAGGCAATAGCACTATTAAGAGCAAGGAAACCACAGTTACGTCCCATAACTTCTACGAAAAAGAGTCTCTCGTGCGAAGTGGCAGTATCTCTGATTTTATCCATGGCATCCATTATAGTGTTCAGTGCAGTATCGTATCCTATGGTGGTATCAGTACCATTAAGGTCATTATCAATTGTTGCAGGCATTCCAACTACAGGGATATTAAACTCATTGGCAAAAACTGCAGCACCTGTAAGCGATCCATCACCACCTATAACAACTAATGAGTCAATTCCATATTTTCTCATGTTGTCATAAGCTTTTTGTCTGCCCTCTGTTGTTAAAAACTCATCAGAGCGTGCAGTCTTTAGAATTGTTCCTCCCTGTTGTATTATATTGCTAACACTATTGGTTTTGAATTCTTCTATTTCATCTGTTATCAAACCTTTAAAGCCACGGTAAATACCATATGCAGTCATACCATTGAAAATAGCTGCACGGGTTACAGCTCTGATTGCTGCATTCATGCCCGGCGCATCTCCTCCGGAAGTAAGGATGCCAACACTTTTTATGTTTGAGTCCATAATTGATTGTTTACCTTGTAACTGATTTGAAAAAATGCTCAAATACCTTTAAATTCAATAAGGTGCAAAGATACATTTTTTTAAATGATGAGACAAAAAAAAGCTGCTTAAAAAGCAGCTTCTGTAATGTTCATTTCTGGCTTTAATTTCGATATGTTTTCGGCAACCGCTTTCATCTGCCATAATGGTGTTGAAGTTGCGCCACAAATGCCAATATTCGTATATTCTCCAATAAGTTCCGGTCTCACCTCCTCAGGTGAATGAATAAAATAGGAGTTTGGATTCACCTTTTTACACTCTGAAAATAACACCTTGCCATTCGAGCTCTTTTCACCTGCTATAAAAATTATCAGATCATGTTTTGCCGCAAACTCCTGTATATTGGGAACACGGTTGGATACCTGGCGGCAAATAGAATCAAAAAACTCCAGTTTTGCACCATTTTTCATTCTGCTGCGTATTAAATTTCCTAACTCAAAGAAGCCATCCAGCGATTTTGTCGTTTGTGAAAAAAGATTAATGTCTCGAGTAAAGTCGAGTTTTTCAATATCATCCTTACTCTCAATTATTATAGCTGTTTCAGCTGTTTGTCCAAGTAAGCCATTTACCTCTGCATGCCCCTTTTTGCCATAAATAACTATCTGAGTATCATCATCAACCCTGAGGTTATATCTCTTTTTGATTTTCTTCTGAAGTCCTAAAACCACTGGACAAGAAGCATCTATCAACTCTATATTATTTTCCTTAGCTATTTCATATGTGCTTGGTGGTTCACCATGAGCTCTCAGTAATACACGTACATTCTTCAATTTTTTAAACTGTTCATGGTCAATTGTAATTAATCCCATTTTCTCCAGTCGTTCTACCTCAATATTATTGTGCACAATGTCACCTAAACAATATAGTGTTCCATTCTTCTTAAGTTCTTCTTCTGCTTTGTTGATTGCTTTAACAACTCCAAAGCAAAATCCGGAACCTTTGTCTATTTCAATTTTGTTCATTATTACCTGTGATTTTATTAAACATATTTAAAGCCCATATCAGCTGTTCATCAATGCCTATTTCTGAGTTATCAAGAACAATAGCATCTTCAGCCTGTCTTAAAGGACTTTCTTCTCTGGTTGTATCACGCAAGTCACGCTCCTTCACGTTTGCTAATACATCCTCATAAAGTGGCGACTCTCCTTTCGATACCATTTCGTCATATCTGCGTTTTGCTCTGATTTCTGGTGAGCAGGTCATGAAAAGCTTCATTTCTGCATTAGGGAACACCACTGTACCAATATCCCTGCCATCCATTACTACACCTTTATTTATTCCCATTTCTTGCTGCTGACGAACCATCTCTTTCCTTACAGCTGCCAATGTACTTACTCTGCTGGCTCCATTAGCCACTTCTAGCGTACGTATTTCTTTCTCCACATTCTCATCGTTCAGGAATGTCTCCTGAACTCCAGATAAATTTGGTTTAAAAGTGATTTTTATATTAGATAAATGTTCTATTATGGCTTTCTCATCCATCATTTGGTCTGTGATCCACCCGTTCCTTATCGCGAACAGAGCCACTGCACGATACATAGCTCCACTATCAATATATGTATAACCTAACTTCTTAGCTAATCCCTTTGCTATTGTGCTTTTTCCGCATGACGAATACCCGTCCACTGCTATATTTATTCTTTTTTTGTGCATCTAATATACTAATCAACAGCTTTAACAATACACAAAGATATAATGTTTTTCTGAAAGATTTATTTAACAGAAGCAAAGTGATGATAACAGTTCCTGTTGTAAAACGAAATAGGGGTCTGGAATTAGACCCCCAAAAATAATCATACAAATATAAAAAAAAGCTATTCTTATAAATAAGATATTACTCTTCCATGAAATTCGGATACATATAGTCAGTTGCAGGAACAAATGTCTCCTTTATACATTGTGGCGACACCCAGCGTAGCAAGTTTAAAACCGAGCCTGCCTTATCATTAGTACCTGATCCACGACCACCTCCAAAAGGTTGCTGATCAACCACTGCACCAGTAGGCTTATCATTAATATAGAAATTACCTGCAGTATGTGTAAGCTTAGCAGTAAGCTTTTCAATCTGAGCTCTGTCGGAAGAGAAAATGGCACCCGTCAGAGCATAATCTGTACTCTTATCTAAAAGATCAAGTACAGCATCTATTTCTTCTGGATCATAAACATATACAGTAATAATAGGACCAAAAAGTTCCTCTTTCATAGTAATGTAGTCTGGTCTCTTTGCCTGGATAACAGTTGGATAGATAAAATACCCGGTCGATTTATCATAATTTCCTCCACAAACAATTTCTGTATCAGGCGAGCTCTTAGCATCCTCAATTACTTTTGCAAGCTTGTCAAAAGATTCTTCATCAATTACAGCATTCACAAAATTGCTGAAGTCTTCAACAACACCGGTTTTGATTTTTGATAAATCATCTGCAACAAACTTTTTAACATCATCCCATAAGTTTATTGGAATATATGCACGAGAGGCCGCAGAGCATTTCTGACCCTGATACTCAAAAGCACCTCGTGTTATTGCTGTAGCCACCTGCTTTGCATTGGCTGTTTTCTCTGCAAAAATATAATCTTTACCACCTGTTTCTCCTACAATTCTTGGGTATGATTTATATTTTGTAATGTTTGAAGCAATTGATTTCCACATGCTGTTAAAAACTTCGGTGGACCCTGTAAAATGCAAACCTGCAAATTCGCGATGATCAAAGATCACATCAGTGGCTTCTTTTCCACCAACATAAATTAGGTTGATAACGCCATCAGGCAGACCTGCTTCTTTTAAAACTTTCATTATAAGGTGTGCAGAATAAACTGCTGTTTTAGATGGTTTCCAAACTACAGTATTACCCATTAATGCTGGAGCAGCACCAAGATTTCCGGCAATTGAAGTGAAATTGAATGGCGTTAGAGCAAAAATAAAACCTTCAAGAGGTCGCCACACCATACGATTCCAAATGCCGGGTGAAGAGTTTGGTTGCATATTATAAATCTCATGCATGTTTTTTACATTGTACCGATAGAAATCAATTAGTTCACAAACAGCATCGATTTCTGACTGATAAGCGTTTTTAGATTGTCCAATCATTGTTACAGCATTAAACTGTGAGCGGTATGGACCTGCAATCAGATCTGCTGCTTTAAGAAATATTGCAGCCCTGCTTTCCCAGTTCATTGCTTCCCATGATGGTTTTGCTTTTAATGCAGCGTCAATTGCCATTTGGACATGACTTTTATCTCCCTGATGATAATAACCAAGTAAATTTTGATGATTGTGAGGCGGTCGTATCTCTTTAGTGTTGTTAGTACGAATCTCCTTGCCATCAATTATCATTGGTATGTCAAGTCCACCTTTGTTTAGTTCTGATAAAGTCTTTTTGAGTGTTTCTCTTTCAATTGATCCCGGAGCATAGCTCAAAACAGGCTCATTTTTTATTTCCGGTAATTTATAAACACCTTTTGGCATAATATATTTATATTTAGTCGTTAATAATCATCGTTACATTGACAGTGCAGTTCAGGATTAAATTTTCAAACATAAATTGCTCCAAATCGCTAATATTTGATAAACAAACATACAAAAAAATATTTATATTTGCAGAATCTAAATACTTAACAGACACACATGCAGACCGAAAGAACAACACTATCTGATAGAAAAGAATCATTTATAGACTTGGAAAATACTGAATTAGCATTTCGTGATTTATCCGATTCCAGTCTCAAACAAGCGTATCAGCTTTTTAAGGTAATGAACAGCAGGAACTTGGTTAAAACAGGTGAATTCCTCGTAAAGCTTGCTTTTGCAATTCATTTCCCTGTAAAGGGTATACTGCGTAAGACAATTTACAGGCATTTTGTGGGTGGAATGTCGATCTTAGATAGCAGTAAAACCATTGCTCAGCTGGGTCGTCGAAATGTTGATTCTATTCTTGATTATGCACTTGAGGGTGAAGATTCGGATGAGTTGTTCGACGCAACTTGTAATGAAATTATTCGAACAATTGAATTTGCCGCTAACAGCAAAAATGTGCCTTTTAGTGCTTTTAAGATTACAGGTATTGGGCGATTTGATCTTCTTGCAAAGGTGAGTGCAAATGAAGCTCTCTCTTATGAAGAACAAGAGGAGTTCAACAGAGTGGAAAAAAGAATGGCCTCAATCTTCAAAAGAGGATATGAATTAGGTATCCCTGTACTTATAGATGCAGAGGAAACATGGATTCAGCCAATTCTGGACGAAATGGTTTTAAAGCTTATGTCAAAATATAATGGTGAAAAAGCAATTGTACAAAATACTTATCAGTTATACTGTAGGGATGGACTTGAGCGACTTAAACTTCATCATAAAAAAGCTTTGGATGAAGGATTTAAATTTGGACTCAAAATTGTTCGCGGTGCGTATATGGAAAAAGAACGTGAACGGGCAATTGAACTTGGTTATCCATCACCTATTCAGCCAGATAAAGAGTCAACTGATCACGATTTTGATGCAGCCATTCATTATTTGATCGAAAATTATAAAACTATAGACTTTATGGTTTCTACTCATAATGAGAAAAGTTCATTACTGCTTGCAAGACTAATTGATGAGTATGGTATTCCAAGAAACTTCCCCGGAATATATTTTTCACAACTGTATGGTATGAGTGATCATATTACCTATAGTCTTGCTGAACATGGATACAATGTCGCAAAATATGTACCTTATGGAGAAGTAAAAACTATGATGCCATATCTCTTTAGAAGAACTAAGGAGAATACATCTATGAAAGGTCAGACAAGCAGGGAATTGCGACTTATTGAAACAGAGATAAAGCGTAGAAAAGAAAAGAGGCACGAATAATCGTACCTCTTAATTTTTAACTTGTATATTTTTTAATTACTATTTAACTTCCCATACATTTGATGAATTCAGAAGAAATTCCCTGAATGATTTTTTAGGGCTTTTCTTTAGTACCTCAGCGATCTGATCTTCATAATCACGCTCATATGTAGGTGCAGTGACACTTCTGATAACTCCAAGTGCAACAGGCATTCCTACCGATGTGTCCATAAGAGCGAGTTTCATATGAAGTGTGTTGTCTTGGGTCTCGGCATCATGAACCAGTACATCATCAATAGTATAACCATCTTCACCAATGGTAACGGCCTTAAGGTTCCAACCATCCAATACTATACCTTTTTCATTATCTTTACCGAACACCATTTTCTCTCCATGCTTTAATAAAATAGTATTATCTGCCTTCCAGTTGCGATCACTTATTTTATTATGTATTCCGTCATTGAAAATAACACAGTTCTGTAAAATTTCAACTACAGACGTACCTTTATGTTTTGCTGCTTCAACCAGAGTGTCTACCTGATTTTTCATGTCGACATCCAATGCACGGCCAAAAAATGTTCCTCTTGCACCAAAGGTCAGTTCAGCCGGTCTGAATGGATCTTCTACTGTACCATATGGCGATGACTTAGACACAAACCCTCTTTCTGATGTTGGAGAGTATTGACCTTTAGTAAGACCATATATCTTATTGTTAAAAAGAAGAATATTTATATCAACATTTCTGCGAATTGTATGTATAAAGTGATTACCTCCAATTGCAAGTGAGTCACCGTCACCTGTTGCTACCCATACACTCAGATTGGGATTTGCAACCTTTACTCCGGTAGCAATTGCTGATGCCCGGCCATGAATACTATGGAACCCATAAGTATTCATATAGTAGGGTAGTCGTGAAGAACAGCCAATTCCTGAAATAACCGCAGTATTGTGTGGATCAACATTCAACTCGGCTAAAGCTTTTTGGAGACATGTCAGAATAGCATAGTCACCACAGCCCGGACACCAACGTATTGGGTTGGGACTCTTATAGTCTTTTGGCATGTATTTCTGATACTTAATACCACTTATATCTATATTTTTTGCTTCAACTGTATTCATATTATGCTTCCTCCATTATTTTGGTGAATTCTTTTACCAGCTCGCTCACTTTAAATGGCTGGCCTTCAATTCTGTTGAACTTGTGTATATTGCTAAGATCCTGAAATTTTGAACTCAGGTATGCAGCAAACTGACCACTATTTTGTTCTGCAACAATTACCTTTTTGTAACCTTTTAGCAGATCGTGTGTATTCTTTGGAAGTGGTGAAATATGTCTGAACTGAGTGAATGCCACCTTTTTACCACTGTCCTGCAGGTGCAGAGTAGCCTCAAGCAAGTGTCCGTAAGTTCCTCCCCAGCCAACTATAAGCGTTTCAGCATCTTTATCACCCATAACCTCCTGTTCAGGTATAAAATCGGCAATCCTTTCTATTTTGTTCTGTCGAATATCAATCATGAACTGATGATTCTCGGGATTAGAAGATATGACTCCGGTGAATCTGTCCTTTTCCAGTCCTCCCACCCTGTGCATAAATTCAGGTGTACCGGGTATACCCCAATATCTAACATCAGTTGCTTCATTTCTTAAGAATGGCTTCCAGTCTTCAGCGTTTCCATTGTAATACTTATCTACATATGGAGGATTGATTTCAGGATAGTCTTCCATTTCAGGAATTCTCCATGCTGACGAACCGTTTGCAATATAACCGTCGGTCAATAGAATAACAGGAGTCATATGCTCAAGTGCAATCTTTGATGCCTCAAAGGCACTGTCGAAACAGTCAGTAGGTGATGTTGCTGCTATTACTACAAGAGGACTCTCTCCGTTGCGACCATATAATGCCTGTCTGAGGTCGGTTTGTTCACTTTTAGTTGGCATACCAGTGGAAGGTCCGCTACGCTGAACATCAATAATAACTAGTGGTAATTCAGTCATCACTGCAAGACCAATTGCCTCACTTTTTAATGAAAGTCCCGGACCTGATGTAGATGTAGCTGCAAGACATCCGGCAAAACTTGCACCAATTGCAGATGTAATACCAGCAATCTCATCCTCCATCTGTAGTGCCTTTACTCCAAAATCTTTTCTTTTAGTAAGTTCATGCAATATATCTGTTGCCGGAGTAATTGGGTACGAACCTAAGAATAGCTGAAGACCTGCTCTTTCGGCAGCTGCTATCAGTCCATAAGCAGTAGCAGTATTGCCATTCACATCCATATAATATCCTTTGGTTGATTCTTTTACATCAATATTATATGTAGTGGCAGTAAGCTGTAAGTTATCACCATAATTATAACCATCGGTGAGTGCTTTGATGTTTGCTTCAACAAGTGCAGGTTTTTTTCCAAACTTTTGTTCTAGCAGCTTGTCAGCAATTTCCAGAGGTCTGTTAAACAACCAGCAAACTACACCCAAAGCAAACATGTTTTTGCTTCTCAGTATATCTTTATTCTCAAGACCAGAGTTCTCCAGTGAAGCTTTTGTAAGAGATGTAATATCGATTCCAATTGTCTGAACATGATTTAAATTGAGTTCAGTAAATGGATCTTCAGTCTCAAACTTCGCCTTATCAAGATCTCTCTTTTTAAATGAATCGTTGTCATATATTACAATCGAACCTTTTTTCAGGAATTGTGCATTTACTTTTAAAGCAGAGGGATTCATGGCTACCAGGACATCCGTCTTGTCACCTGAATTATAAACATCTTTCGCACCTATGCGAACCTGAAATCCCGAAACGCCATGAAGTGAGCCTTGTGGTGCACGAATCTCAGCAGGAAAATCCGGGAATGTTGAAATTTCATTCCCAAATATTGCCGATAATGTTGAAAATAACGTACCAGACAGCTGCATTCCGTCACCGGAATCACCTGAAAAACGTACTGTTACCTGTTTAATATCGGTTACGACTCTATTCGTTGACATAATTATTTTTTGGTTGTTATTTATTAAAGTGTAATCTGTTCATAAATTATGTAACCCTGTCTGTATTAACAGGGAGACGGTATATAATACTAAATAAATCTGAGGATTAGTCACAATTTACAAGTCTACAAAGTAATAAAAGAGTTGGGTAATAAACAAATTTATTTCCTTACTATAGAGGCTCCAAGTTCATTTAATCGTTTGTCGATATCTTGATATCCACGATCGATTTGATCAATATTATGAATTGTGCTTACACCATCAGCACACATAGCTGCAATCAGCAGTGAAATACCAGCTCGTATGTCAGGAGAAGTCATTGTTGTACCACGTAAATAGAAACGTTCATCCAATCCAATAACTACCGCTCTGTGAGGATCACACAAAATTATCTGAGCACCCATATCAATTAGTTTATCAACAAAAAACAGTCTGCTTTCAAACATTTTTTGATGTATAAGTACACTCCCTTTTGCTTTTGTGGCTACTACCAGCATAACACTTAGCAAATCGGGTGTCAAACCAGGCCAGGGAGCATCAGATATTGTAAGAATTGATCCATCCATAAATGAGTCTATTGTATAACTCTTCTGACTTGGAATATATAGATCATCACCTCTCTGTTCAATTGTGATACCGAGTCTTCTGAAGCTTTCAGGAATAATACCCAAATTTTCAATTGAAGTATTTCTAATTGTTAACTCCGATTCCGTCATAGCTGCCATACCTATAAAACTGCCTGTCTCAATCATATCAGGTAGCAGTCGGTGCTTGCACCCGTTTAATGATGTTACACCTTTAATGAACAGCTTGTTAGAACCAATACCTTCTATTCTTGCACCCATTCTTACCAACATACGGCTAAGTTGCTCAATATATGGTTCGCAAGCGGCATTATATATAACTGTTTCACCTTCCGACAAAACTGCTGCCATTATCAGGTTGGCTGTACCAGTCACAGATGCCTCGTCGAGAAGTATATATTTTCCTTTTAATTTCGTGGCAGATAATCTGATAAGCTGATTCTTTTCATCGTTAGTCAGATCGGCCCCCAACTTCATTAAACTATTGAAATGAGTATCTAGTCTCCTGCGCCCGATCTTATCTCCACCTGGTTTAGGAACTACGACCTCGCCAAAGCGAGCAAGCAGAGGTCCTGCTAACATAATCGAGCCTCTCATTGACGCACTTTTTCTTCTGAACTCCTCTGTTTCAGTATATGATATATCTATGTTTTCAGATTTAAAAGTAAATACACCGCTTTCAATTTTATTAATCTCTACACCAAGGTCATGCAACAGTTCTATGAGATTGTTAACATCTAGAATGTCCGGGATATTCTCAATTGTTACTCTCTCTCTTGTAAGCAATGTTGCACAAATAACCTGCAAAGCTTCATTTTTAGCTCCTTGTGGCGTTATATTGCCTTTTAGTCTATGACCGCCTTCTATTATAAATGATGACATGTTTTTAAGTTTAATAAATCCATACTTCAGGTTCAAGTCTAACTCCAAACTGCTTTTCCACCTCATTGGTAATCTCATTTGCAAAGTTTAGAATATCTCTACCATCATCTGTACCAAGATTCACAATAACCAATGCATGATTTTCATAAGTTCCCACTAAACCATTATTCTTTCCCTTATATCCTGCTTTTTCTATTAAAAATGCTGCAGATGTTTTAAAGCTTGTCTCTCCTGTATTGTAGATAGGTGCATCAACTAATCTTTTTTGTAATGCCTCTTTCTCTTCTTTTGTCAGAATCGGGTTTTTAAAGAAACTTCCTGCGTTTGGGTAAGTTTTTACATCAGGTAATTTTCTTGTACGAATTTTGATGATAGCTTCTCTTACCTGAGATAGTGATGGTGTGTTGTTTCCTTTCAGTTCACGACTCAAATCAACATACTTTTCTTTGTATATATATGTTTTATTTAACCTGTACACTACCGAAGTTATTATATATCTGCGTTTCTGTTTAAATATGCTATCACGATATTCAAACTGACACTCTTCATTTGTAAATTCTAACTGTTCTCCGGAAATCATATCTGTAGCCTTTACTAAAGTAATTGTGTCCTTTACTTCAGATCCATAAGCACCTATGTTTTGTATCGGGCTTGCACCAACAGAACCTGGTATGAGCGACAGGTTTTCTAATCCGGAGTAACCTCTTGAAACAGTTTCTCCTACAAGATTATCCCACTCAATAGCAGCTCCGGCTTCAATTTCTACATAATTTTCATCTTCTGAAACAATATAAATCTCTTTCATTGCAGGTTTAATGATCAAACCATCAAAGTCTTTTGTAAAAAAAAGATTATTACCTGCACCAAGAATTAATTTATTCTCGTCAGGAAAAGCTTTTAATATTTCTGATAACTCATCTGCCGATTGAGGTTCGCAAAATAATCGAGCTACTGCTTTGGTC
This window of the Lascolabacillus massiliensis genome carries:
- a CDS encoding acyl-CoA carboxylase subunit beta gives rise to the protein MSNQLDKVKELIELRQKARLGGGEKRIESQHTKGKYTARERIDMLLDHGSFEEFDMFVEHRSYNFGMEKNRFLGDGVVTGYGTIEGRLVYIYAQDFTVSGGSLSEMHAQKICKVMDQAMKMGAPVIGINDSGGARIQEGVNALAGYSEIFQRNILASGVIPQISGIFGPCAGGAVYSPALTDFILMTQGTSYMFLTGPKVVKTVTGEDVTQEQLGGASVHTTKSGVAHFSAQTEEDGMKLIRKLLSYIPQNNVEEAPLVITDDPIDRLEDSLNDIIPDSPNKPYDMYEVIGATVDNGEFLEVHADYAKNIIVGFARFNGVSVGVVANQPKFLAGVLDINASRKAARFVRFCDAFNIPLVTFVDVPGFLPGTGQEYGGVITHGAKLLYAYGEATVPKITVTLRKSYGGAHIVMSCKQLRGDINYAWPTAEIAVMGADGAVEVLYNKEIAAEKDPEKQRAVIEEKKKEYNDLFTNPYVAARYGYIDDVIEPRNTRFRIIRALQQLQTKKLENPAKKHDNLPL
- the pruA gene encoding L-glutamate gamma-semialdehyde dehydrogenase, whose protein sequence is MPKGVYKLPEIKNEPVLSYAPGSIERETLKKTLSELNKGGLDIPMIIDGKEIRTNNTKEIRPPHNHQNLLGYYHQGDKSHVQMAIDAALKAKPSWEAMNWESRAAIFLKAADLIAGPYRSQFNAVTMIGQSKNAYQSEIDAVCELIDFYRYNVKNMHEIYNMQPNSSPGIWNRMVWRPLEGFIFALTPFNFTSIAGNLGAAPALMGNTVVWKPSKTAVYSAHLIMKVLKEAGLPDGVINLIYVGGKEATDVIFDHREFAGLHFTGSTEVFNSMWKSIASNITKYKSYPRIVGETGGKDYIFAEKTANAKQVATAITRGAFEYQGQKCSAASRAYIPINLWDDVKKFVADDLSKIKTGVVEDFSNFVNAVIDEESFDKLAKVIEDAKSSPDTEIVCGGNYDKSTGYFIYPTVIQAKRPDYITMKEELFGPIITVYVYDPEEIDAVLDLLDKSTDYALTGAIFSSDRAQIEKLTAKLTHTAGNFYINDKPTGAVVDQQPFGGGRGSGTNDKAGSVLNLLRWVSPQCIKETFVPATDYMYPNFMEE
- the pfkA gene encoding 6-phosphofructokinase, which codes for MDSNIKSVGILTSGGDAPGMNAAIRAVTRAAIFNGMTAYGIYRGFKGLITDEIEEFKTNSVSNIIQQGGTILKTARSDEFLTTEGRQKAYDNMRKYGIDSLVVIGGDGSLTGAAVFANEFNIPVVGMPATIDNDLNGTDTTIGYDTALNTIMDAMDKIRDTATSHERLFFVEVMGRNCGFLALNSAIASGAEAAIIPEISIEKDQLGELIQQGFRKSKSSSMVLVTESEVTGGAIKLAERVKKEYPQYDVRVTILGHLQRGGTPTAQDRILASRMGVAAIQALQENQRNVMIGIHENEIDYVPFKRAIKKQKDISEEMLEVLRISSI
- the mce gene encoding methylmalonyl-CoA epimerase, whose product is MEITHIEHIGIAVKSIEEQLPYYENILGLKCYNIETVEDQKVKTAFFMVGQTKIELLEPTSEDSTVAKFIEKKGEGVHHIAYATKNINDALKEVESKGVKLIDKEGRAGAEGLTIGFLHPKSTGGVLTEFCEHPEK
- a CDS encoding 4-hydroxy-3-methylbut-2-enyl diphosphate reductase, with translation MNKIEIDKGSGFCFGVVKAINKAEEELKKNGTLYCLGDIVHNNIEVERLEKMGLITIDHEQFKKLKNVRVLLRAHGEPPSTYEIAKENNIELIDASCPVVLGLQKKIKKRYNLRVDDDTQIVIYGKKGHAEVNGLLGQTAETAIIIESKDDIEKLDFTRDINLFSQTTKSLDGFFELGNLIRSRMKNGAKLEFFDSICRQVSNRVPNIQEFAAKHDLIIFIAGEKSSNGKVLFSECKKVNPNSYFIHSPEEVRPELIGEYTNIGICGATSTPLWQMKAVAENISKLKPEMNITEAAF
- the cmk gene encoding (d)CMP kinase, which encodes MHKKRINIAVDGYSSCGKSTIAKGLAKKLGYTYIDSGAMYRAVALFAIRNGWITDQMMDEKAIIEHLSNIKITFKPNLSGVQETFLNDENVEKEIRTLEVANGASRVSTLAAVRKEMVRQQQEMGINKGVVMDGRDIGTVVFPNAEMKLFMTCSPEIRAKRRYDEMVSKGESPLYEDVLANVKERDLRDTTREESPLRQAEDAIVLDNSEIGIDEQLIWALNMFNKITGNNEQN